The genomic stretch tggCTGTCAGgacacccccagtcctggttagTTCTCTGCCCttgggcaggagctgggcactgCTGTTTCAGGGACAACACAGCCCCCACTGGGGGGTCGGGGGCCCCTGGGCGCAGCCATCAGTGGCCACGTCTCACTTGGACACGTCACAGCGCACCCAGTAGCCCGGCTCTGCCGAGGGGCATTGCAAGCACCCATGATCCCTAGacagggccacaagcaggcatcATGGTACCACCCAGCTGCTTCCCAAGGCATGGGCTCATGGGACACCTGCTGTTTTATTTTAACTActttttttgcctttttcctattaaacatttgctttttattagaaacagaattacagagacagaaagagtcctccatccactggttcactcctcacatggttacaatgaccaggactgggccagcaccttcttccaggtctctcatgctgatgcagggtcccaaggctctgggccgtcctccgctgcttttccaggccaccggcagggagctggatgggaagtggagcagccaggacttgaactggtgtccatgtgggatgccggcacttgcagggAAAATATTACACTGCTGGTCCAGAGCTGTGGTTCCGCAGACACTCGGTGGCCATGCCTCTAGAGCCGCGCTGACCAGCACAGCCACGGGGGCAGCAGTGGGTTCTGGGAGCCAGAGGGGCACGGCgagtggggtgggggtaggagaCCCAGGCACGGGGGACATGGTAGGTGCACAGAGCCCACATGCAGGCCTGGTGCCCAGCGACCAGGGTAAGGCAGCAGCTGGCTCCAGGATGCCTCCCTGGCCCAGCGCTTCTCTGCCTCCGAGCCTCCCCACTGCGGGctggcctgggagctggggtggagCGCACAAGGGACCAAGGGGATTCTAGCCCTTGACCAGCTGCCTGCTCACTGATGGCTGGCTGACCTCCTAAGAATGCTGCCTCCTGGAGGGCTGGCTGGGGCCGAGGGCGTTCCAGCTCAGCCGCCAGGCGTGGCCAGGGCTGCCAGGTCCTGGAGGGGTGCCCCTTAATTGGGAGCCTCCCCCGCCAGACAAAACAACCCGGTGGGAAGCCAGAGGCAGCTTTATTGCCAGTAGAGGGGCTGGGAGCggtggtgggtggggggctgtgcGCTAGGCTCGCCCCGGCGGGTCGTGGAGGCGGACCTTGCGCTGCGCTACGCCCGGGCCCAAGGCACCCTCCAGCGGCCGGTGGCGCACCACGTGCCGGTAGGACGTGGCTAGGTAGTCGAAGTAGTTAATGTTGAGTTTCTGAGCGACGTGGCGTCCCAGGTACTCGATTTGCTGCGGGATCGGGGGAGGGTGGGTTCTCATCCGGCGGGTGCGCGcggacctgcagccccagccccgcCGTCAGGCTCCCTCGGCGGGACCCACCTCGTAGCGCTCTGACAGCTGCACCAGCACCAGCGGCTCCAGCTTGTGGCCGCTGAGAACCAGCCGGAAGAAGCACCTCCCGTAGGCTGGCGTGGGTGGGGGGTGCACTCAGCCAGGGCCTCGGGGTGCACTCAACAGGGGCgcgggcaggggcaggaggggctcGGGAGGACCTGGCCAGCACGGccagggcgtggggagggcgcaGGCTCACGGTGACTGGGGCAGGGGTACCCCGTGggccttagggttagggtaccCTCCAGGTTGGGGCCCACCTGCCCGCCCCGGCCCGGGCGTCACCGTCGGAGCTGAGTGCCAGGCGCACATAGACCAGGTGCATGGGGCCCTGGCAGACGGTGCGGCCCCGGATGGAGAAGTGGTATATGCCACGCGGGTGGTTCAGTACCAGGCGGCGCCGCGGCAGCGAcgagaccaggagccagaggcccaCGCCCACGCCGTACGCAGGGAAGCCCCAGGTCTCCTGCTTGCGCACCTGCGGGGGCCGCGTGGCGGGGATGCGTGAGGACCCGTTCGCCGAGGGCAGGCGGAGGGGCCGGAGCACGCGTGCCCACCTGCCGGATGAAGTCCAGGCTGACCAGCACGATGCAGACCGCGAAGAGCAACGCCCCCTTCCACAGTGTGTCCTGGTAGTACTCCAGCACAAAGACTGCGGGTGTTGCGTGAGTGCTGCGGGGGCCGCCCCGCACCCCACCCCTCCGACCGCCAGCGCACTGCCCCTGCCCACGCACGCCCGGCTGCCCACACACCACCCGGCCGCCTGCACCCCGTGCTGCCCACGCACCCCGCACTGCCCCTGCCCACCACCCCGTGCTGCCCACGCacccccaggctgctgctgcgtGAAGGGGTAGAAGCTGTTGCTCTTGAGGCGCCTGGCCAAATGGCGCTCGGTGAAGAAACCCAGTGTCCAGAGCTGGAAGTGGCTGCTGTCCGAGTTCATGGGCAGGTGGCTGACCCGGCCCTTGGAGCTCTGAGTGGGAGGGTCGTGGTCAGCCTGGGGCAGCCTGCCTGTGGACCCCACCTGCTGCCCGCCGTGCCCACACCTTGGACAGGAGGTTCTCCAGGGttgcgggggggcggggggagggaagaaagcagCTCCCAGGGGATGAGCTGCAGGGCGTGCAGAGGGACGCCTCCGAGTGGGCCCTGCTGAGTTCTAGAAGTCCCAGGGGTTCTAGAAGGGGCTTCTGTTGCCCACCCTTCCTGGGGCAGGCCTTGCGGTGGGCCATGGCTCTCTTCCCCTGCAGGTCTGGACCCCGGAGAGGACACTCCCTGGCAGAGCCGCCACAGGATGACCACACATCCCAGGCTCAGTGTGGGAGGCCTCTCTGGCCCTACTGCCCGAGCGTGACCGTGGCTTCTGCTGCGAGTAGGACCCACACACACATGTGGGCAGGGCAAGCCCACAACTTCTCCTCACACACAATTCCTTAGAAATTGTCTTTATTGTAACAAAACC from Ochotona princeps isolate mOchPri1 unplaced genomic scaffold, mOchPri1.hap1 HAP1_SCAFFOLD_121, whole genome shotgun sequence encodes the following:
- the TMEM249 gene encoding cation channel sperm-associated auxiliary subunit TMEM249 → MNSDSSHFQLWTLGFFTERHLARRLKSNSFYPFTQQQPGVFVLEYYQDTLWKGALLFAVCIVLVSLDFIRQVRKQETWGFPAYGVGVGLWLLVSSLPRRRLVLNHPRGIYHFSIRGRTVCQGPMHLVYVRLALSSDAYGRCFFRLVLSGHKLEPLVLVQLSERYEQIEYLGRHVAQKLNINYFDYLATSYRHVVRHRPLEGALGPGVAQRKVRLHDPPGRA